GGCGCGGACGTTGAAGGCGACGACCACGGCGTTGGACGCCTTGGCGAGCTGGATGTCGCTCTCGGTGATCTGGCCGACCGCCGAGTGCAGCACGCGCACGCGCACCTCCTCGTTGCCGAGCTTGCCGAGCGTGACGTTGATCGCCTCGGCCGAGCCCTGCACGTCCGCCTTCACGACGACGGCCACTTCCTTCTGCTCGCCCGCCTGGATGCGCGCCAGCATGTCGTTCAGCGTGCCACGGCCCGCGCCGAGGGCGGCGGCCGCCTTCTCACGCGCACGGCGCTGGCGGAATTCGCTGACTTCGCGCGCCTGGCCTTCATTCTCGACCGCGACGAAGTTCTCGCCCGCGGACGGCACGCCAGACAGGCCTAGCACCTCGACCGGCACGGAGGGCCCGGCCGCCTTGAGGGGCTTACCCAGGCTGTCCACCAGGGCGCGAACGCGGCCCCATTCGGCGCCGGCGACGACGATGTCGCCCTGCTTCAGCGTGCCCTTCTGCACCAGCACCGTGGCGACAGGGCCACGGCCGCGGTCGAGCTTGCTCTCGATCACGGTGCCCTCGCCCGGGCGGTCCGGGTTGGCGCGCAGGTCGAGGATCTCGGCCTGCAGCAGGATGGCTTCCAGCAGCTTGTCGAGGTTCGTGCCCTTGGTGGCCGAGACCTGGATCTCCTGCGTCTCGCCACCCAGGCTTTCCACCACGATCTCGTGCTGCAGCAGCTCGTTGCGCACGCGGTCGAGGTTGATGCCCGGCTTGTCGATCTTGTTCACGGCCACGATGATCGGCACATCCGCCGCGCGGGCATGCTTGATGGCCTCGATCGTCTGCGGCATCACGCCGTCATCCGCGGCCACCACCAGCACCACCATGTCGGTGACGCCCGCGCCGCGCGCGCGCATCGCCGTGAAGGCCTCGTGGCCCGGCGTGTCGATGAAGGTGACGATGCCCGACGCCGTCTGCACCTGATAGGCGCCGATATGCTGGGTGATGCCACCCGCCTCGCGCGCTGCCACATCGGTCTTGCGCAACGCGTCGAGCAGCGACGTCTTGCCGTGGTCCACATGGCCCATGATGGTCACGACGGGCGGGCGCGGCAGCAGCGCCTCTTCCTCGTCCACCGTGCCTTCCAGCGCCAGCTCCACGTCATCCTCGGCGACGCGCTTCACGCGGTGGCCGAATTCCTGCGCGACCAGTTCGGCCGTGTCGGCGTCGATGCTCTGGGTCAGCGTCGCCATGACGCCCATGCGGAACAGCGCCTTCACCACCTCGCCACCACGGGCGGCCATGCGGTTGGCGAGTTCCTGCACGGTGATCGTCTCGGGGATCACCACGTCACGCACGACGCGCTCCTGGCCGGCGCGCAGGCGCTGCAGCTCGGCCTGGCGGCGCTCGCGCTCACGGGCGCGGCGGACCGACGCCATCGAGCGGCTGCGCTCATCCTCGCCATCCATGGCGGCGGCGACGTCGATGCGGCCTTCGCGGCGGCCAGCGGCGAGCGGCGCCTTCTTCACCGGCGCGGGGGCCGGGCGCTTCACGCCACCAGGGGCGGCGCCACCGGGGCGGCGCGCGGGACCGCGGCGGTCATCATCCTCATCCGCGCGGGCGCGCGGGTTGAGGGAGAGCTTGGCCGAGGGGCTGGAGGGCGGCGGGTTGCTCGGCCGCAGGGCCGGGCCCTGCACGGCGCGGGCGGCGAGCGGCGTCACGCGCGGCGCGGCAGGGCGCGGCGGCTCGGCCGGGGCGTCCTGCCGCGCGGCGGGAGCCGCGACCGGGGCAGGCGGCGCCTCGCTGGGCGCCGGGGCGGATTCGGCGGCACGGGCGGCTTCGCGCGCGGCGGCCTCGGCGGCTTCGCGCTGGCGGGCCTCCTCCTCGGCGCGGCGGGCGGCTTCCTCGGCCGCGCTGCGGACCATCAGGGCCTGCTGCTCGCGCTGCTCACGCTCGCGGGCGGCCTCGACGCGGCGCTGCTCCTCCAGCACGCGCTGGCGGATGGCCAGCTCGGCCGCGGTCAGCGGACGGCCCGAAGGGCCGGTGGCGGGGCGCGGCGCGGCCGGGCGCGCGGGGGCGCTGGCGGGCGCGGCGGGAGCCGGGCTGGGAGCGGCGGGCGCGGCGCTGGCCGGCGCGGGTGCCTGGGGCGTGCGGGGCGCGCCGGGGCGCACCGGGGCGGTCGGCGCGCGGAGCGTCGTTCCCGTGCTGCCCGGGCCCGGGGCGCGCTTCTTCACGACCTCGACCTGGACGACCTTGCTGCGGCCATGGCTGAAGCTCTGGCGGACGCTCCCCGCATCCACCGTCTTGCCCATCTCGAGCCGGCCTGCCGGGCGGAGGCTCAATCGGCTCTTGGCCGCATCCTGTTCGTTCTGGTCGCTCATTCGTCGTTCCGAACTCAATCCTTCACCCTCGAACCGCCGCGAAGCCGGCCAAGCGTGCCGCCTCCGCCTGCAGCGAGGAAACCATCCGACCGGGGGAGATCGCCACGTGAACCGCGCGCTCCCTCCCAAAAACTCCACCCAACTCCGCGGCCGTAAGCGGTGTCAGGACCGGAAAACCCAGCCCATCGGCACGCCCGCCGACCAACCGACTCCGTTCGGCGGGGCTGCCATCCGAGGCCTGGATGAGCAACGCCACCTTGTCATGACGGAGCCAGTCCAGGACCGCTTCCCGCCCGGCCACCGCCTCGCCACTGCGCCGCGCAAATCCCAGGAAATCCAGGACCCGCTGGCGCAAACCAGAGACGACCAGGGCGTGAAGATCGCCAGGAACCCCGACGGACCCCCGGGCGGCCTTGGCAAAGGCGCCCTGCTTCAGCGCTTTGCGCAACACATCATCCTGCGCGACCAACCATAGGCCCCTGCCCGGCAAACGTCCACCCGGATCGGGCACCACCTCACGCATGGGGCCGATGACGAAACGCAGCATCTGCTCCTTCGGCAGGGTCTGCCGGGTGACGATACAGCGCCGCAACGGCCCCCGCTCGCGGGCGATGGCATCGTCCGGCAGGGCGTCCGGGTCAGGCGCGGCCTGGAGGGCGGGGTCAGCCGGCGGCAGCTTCGCCGTTCCCTTCCTCATCGAACCAATGGGCGCGCGCGGCCATGATGACGGCATTCGCCGTCTCCTCGTCCATGGTCTCGGCGCCGAAGATCTCGACCAGCTCGTCGCCCGCCAAGTCCGCCAGGTCGTCCAGCGTCTTCACGCCGGCCTCGCCCAGCTGCACCAGCATGGCGGGGGTGAAGGTGCCGATCTCGGCGATCGCGTCCTCCACGCCCAGCTCCACGCGGCGGGTCTCGAACTCGGCATCCTTGGCTTCCAGGAAGGCGAGGCCGCGGCGCTTCAGCTCGGCCGCGATGGCCTCGTCGAAGCCTTCGATGCCGGCCAGCTCCTCGTCATCCACCTCGATGATCTCCTCGATGGTGGAATAGCCCTCGGTCACCAGCAGGCCGGCGATCACGTCATCCACGTCCAGCGCCTCGACGAAGAGGCTGCTGCGCTTGCGGAAGTCTTCCTGGCGGCGCTCGCTCTCGCCGGCCTCGGTCATGATGTCGATGTCGTAGCGCGTGAGCTGCGAGGCGAGGCGCACATTCTGCCCGCGGCGGCCGATGGCGAGCGAGAGCTGCTCGTCCGGCACCACGACCTCGACGCGCTTGCTCTCATCGTCCAGCAGCACCTTGGCCACCTCGGCCGGCGCCATCGCGTTCACGATGAAGGTCGCGATGTCCGGGCTCCAGGGGATGATGTCGATCTTCTCGCCCTGGAGTTCGGCCACCACCGCCTGCACGCGGCTGCCGCGCATGCCGACGCAGGCGCCGACGGGGTCGATGCTGGAATCGCGGCTGATCACGGCCATCTTGGCGCGACTGCCGGGGTCGCGCGCCACGGCCTTGATCTCGATGATGCCGTCATAGATCTCAGGCACTTCCTGGGCGAAGAGCTTGGCGAGGAAGCCCGGATGGGTGCGGCTGAGGAAGATCTGCGGGCCGCGCGGCTCCTCGCGCACGTCATAGATGTAGGCACGCACGCGGTCGCCATTCTTGAAGGCCTCGCGCGGGATGGTCTCGTCGCGGCGCAGCAGCGCCTCGGCCTTGCCGAGCTCGACCATGAGGTTGCCGTATTCGGTGCGCTTGACCGTGCCGTTGATGATCTCGCCCACGCGGTCCTTATACTCGTCGTACTGCTTCTTGCGCTCCACCTCGCGCAC
This region of Sediminicoccus rosea genomic DNA includes:
- a CDS encoding RNA-binding protein, whose translation is MRKGTAKLPPADPALQAAPDPDALPDDAIARERGPLRRCIVTRQTLPKEQMLRFVIGPMREVVPDPGGRLPGRGLWLVAQDDVLRKALKQGAFAKAARGSVGVPGDLHALVVSGLRQRVLDFLGFARRSGEAVAGREAVLDWLRHDKVALLIQASDGSPAERSRLVGGRADGLGFPVLTPLTAAELGGVFGRERAVHVAISPGRMVSSLQAEAARLAGFAAVRG
- the nusA gene encoding transcription termination factor NusA, translated to MDVAIPRPEFLQVAEAVAREKMIEKEEVLEAMELAMGKAGKQKYGLEKDIRATIDRKTGEVRLSRWTEVVEQEPVENEDTQIPLRIAVKVKPGITVGEFIVDPLPPIDFGRIAAQTAKQVIVQRVREVERKKQYDEYKDRVGEIINGTVKRTEYGNLMVELGKAEALLRRDETIPREAFKNGDRVRAYIYDVREEPRGPQIFLSRTHPGFLAKLFAQEVPEIYDGIIEIKAVARDPGSRAKMAVISRDSSIDPVGACVGMRGSRVQAVVAELQGEKIDIIPWSPDIATFIVNAMAPAEVAKVLLDDESKRVEVVVPDEQLSLAIGRRGQNVRLASQLTRYDIDIMTEAGESERRQEDFRKRSSLFVEALDVDDVIAGLLVTEGYSTIEEIIEVDDEELAGIEGFDEAIAAELKRRGLAFLEAKDAEFETRRVELGVEDAIAEIGTFTPAMLVQLGEAGVKTLDDLADLAGDELVEIFGAETMDEETANAVIMAARAHWFDEEGNGEAAAG